The Lacipirellula parvula genome window below encodes:
- the dnaN gene encoding DNA polymerase III subunit beta produces MKISCDREQLLQAFQTVAAVAPSRSPKPILQNVKLDVTPDGASLTATDLEVGIRHAVGGVDVQAPGSVVLPVTRFGSILRESADQTIHIESDGNGATIRGERSRFQLPAENPAEFPPVGGFEETSYFEVPARLLRELIRRTVFATDNESSRYALGGVKLEFDTDMVTAIGTDGRRLAKMVGPVTKQGEPAAVQQNTIVPTRAMQLIERAIAPTDTEVQLAVRGNEFIVHSPRATISARLLEGRFPEWRKVFPERGVGQQIELAAGPTHAAVRQAAIVTSEESRGIDFTFGDGSLVLAGKAAEVGQSRVELPIGYDGQEITITLDPRFVIDFLKVLDSDKTFSIELKDGESAAVCSTEDGYGYVIMPLARDR; encoded by the coding sequence ATGAAAATTTCCTGCGATCGCGAGCAACTCCTGCAAGCCTTCCAGACGGTCGCCGCCGTCGCTCCCAGCCGTAGCCCGAAACCGATCCTGCAGAACGTCAAACTCGACGTCACCCCGGACGGCGCCTCGCTCACCGCCACCGACCTCGAAGTTGGCATCCGTCACGCTGTCGGCGGCGTCGACGTTCAGGCCCCCGGCTCGGTGGTGCTGCCGGTCACGCGGTTCGGATCGATCCTACGCGAGTCGGCCGATCAAACCATTCACATCGAATCGGACGGCAACGGCGCCACGATCCGCGGCGAGCGAAGCCGCTTCCAACTCCCCGCCGAGAACCCGGCCGAGTTCCCCCCCGTCGGCGGCTTTGAAGAGACGAGCTACTTCGAAGTCCCCGCTCGGCTCCTTCGCGAACTGATCCGCCGCACGGTCTTCGCCACCGATAACGAAAGCAGCCGTTACGCCCTCGGCGGCGTGAAGCTGGAATTCGATACGGACATGGTCACCGCGATCGGCACCGACGGCCGCCGCCTCGCGAAAATGGTTGGCCCCGTCACGAAGCAAGGCGAACCCGCCGCGGTGCAGCAGAACACGATCGTGCCGACCCGCGCGATGCAACTGATCGAACGGGCGATCGCTCCGACCGATACTGAAGTGCAACTCGCCGTCCGCGGCAACGAGTTCATCGTCCACAGTCCGCGGGCGACGATCTCGGCTCGCTTGCTTGAAGGCCGCTTCCCCGAATGGCGGAAGGTCTTCCCTGAACGCGGCGTCGGCCAGCAGATCGAACTCGCCGCCGGCCCGACGCACGCCGCCGTTCGCCAAGCGGCGATCGTCACGAGCGAAGAAAGCCGCGGCATCGATTTCACGTTCGGCGACGGTTCGCTGGTCCTCGCCGGCAAGGCGGCCGAAGTGGGCCAATCGCGCGTCGAACTCCCGATCGGCTACGACGGCCAGGAGATCACAATCACGCTCGACCCGCGATTCGTGATCGACTTCCTGAAGGTGCTCGACAGCGACAAGACATTCAGCATCGAGCTCAAGGACGGCGAAAGCGCCGCGGTCTGCAGCACGGAAGACGGCTACGGCTACGTGATCATGCCGCTGGCACGTGATCGTTAG
- a CDS encoding DNA gyrase subunit B, translating to MSEAENTPQPEEKKPRSTTHDGNADYGAKDLEHLSDLEHVRKRPGMYIGDTFLRGLHHLVYEVVDNSIDEAMASHATTVTVMVNADGSVTVEDDGRGIPVERHAQLSEEMDREVTTLEGVMTVLKFGGKFEKGAYQTSGGLHGVGVTVVNFLSEWADVEVYRDGHVYHQEYQRGVPTGEVRRVGSTTKRGTKTTFKPDPQIFPQTKFVYATLVKRLQELAFLNAGVRIAISDARNGESETFQYEDGIREYVKYLNRASDAVHPDILFLDEESEGVGMQIAFQYSGEYTENVHTYVNNINTTEGGTHLSGFRSALTRSLNNYGKKEGMFKDLIPTGEDVREGLTAVISVRVPHPQFEGQTKTKLGNSEVEGIVNSALGEYLSKYLEENPRTAKAMVKKGILAAEARESARKARQLVRDRKGVFAGGGLPGKLRDCSSKDVDKCELYLVEGDSAGGSAEGGRLREYQAILPLRGKIINAYKSREDKVLASEEIRNMISAVGIGIGPDQDLSKRRYGRIIIMTDADVDGSHIRTLLLTFFYRQMYDLVAKGHVYVAQPPLFRVIRGKKDAYYVQTEEEMKNQLLELGLGDSVFDDHAGNIVEGERMTKLVRTLAAMEEAIIALERRGISLRIHSERQDLNTGKLPTVHVFLGFEEHWFLDMAQTHAFIADKEKELGHELRVDSAPVVTAKLSDLDKQDEANGSAPAANGAPAEPEEQGPRLRIVELHEVRTINNMLSDLKDLGFSIEALIPQERTGEEGSRFTIRRGENESGLEDLRGLPGAIREAGQKGLTVTRFKGLGEMNAEELRETTLDPNNRTLLKVSMEDAGAADELFRVLMGDNVEPRREFIQKHALDVRNLDV from the coding sequence ATGTCAGAAGCAGAAAACACTCCCCAGCCCGAAGAGAAGAAGCCCCGTTCCACCACGCACGACGGCAATGCCGACTACGGCGCGAAGGACCTGGAGCATCTCAGCGATCTTGAGCACGTTCGCAAGCGTCCCGGTATGTACATCGGCGACACCTTCCTCCGCGGGCTCCATCACCTCGTCTACGAAGTCGTCGACAACTCGATCGACGAAGCGATGGCCAGCCACGCTACCACCGTCACGGTGATGGTCAACGCCGACGGCTCGGTGACGGTCGAGGACGACGGCCGCGGCATTCCGGTCGAACGCCACGCTCAACTCTCCGAAGAAATGGACCGCGAAGTCACCACGCTCGAAGGCGTGATGACCGTACTCAAGTTCGGCGGCAAGTTCGAAAAAGGCGCCTACCAAACCTCCGGCGGTTTGCACGGCGTCGGCGTCACCGTCGTTAACTTCCTCAGCGAATGGGCCGACGTCGAGGTCTATCGCGACGGCCACGTCTACCACCAAGAGTACCAACGCGGCGTCCCCACCGGCGAAGTCCGCCGCGTCGGCTCGACCACCAAGCGCGGCACGAAGACTACCTTCAAGCCCGATCCGCAGATCTTCCCGCAAACGAAATTCGTTTACGCCACCCTGGTGAAGCGTCTACAGGAACTCGCCTTCCTCAACGCCGGCGTCCGCATCGCCATCAGCGACGCCCGCAACGGCGAAAGCGAAACCTTCCAGTACGAAGACGGCATCCGCGAGTACGTTAAATACCTCAACCGCGCCAGCGACGCCGTCCATCCCGACATCCTCTTCCTTGACGAAGAGTCCGAAGGCGTCGGCATGCAGATCGCCTTCCAGTACTCGGGCGAGTACACCGAAAACGTCCACACGTATGTCAACAACATCAACACCACCGAAGGCGGCACCCACCTCTCCGGCTTCCGCAGCGCGCTCACCCGCTCGCTGAACAACTACGGCAAGAAAGAGGGGATGTTCAAGGATCTCATCCCCACCGGGGAAGACGTCCGCGAAGGTCTCACCGCCGTCATCAGCGTTCGCGTCCCGCATCCGCAGTTCGAAGGTCAAACGAAAACCAAGCTCGGCAACAGCGAAGTCGAAGGCATCGTTAACTCCGCGCTCGGCGAATACCTCTCGAAGTATCTCGAAGAGAACCCCCGCACCGCCAAAGCGATGGTGAAGAAGGGTATCCTCGCCGCCGAAGCCCGCGAGTCGGCCCGCAAAGCCCGCCAACTGGTCCGCGATCGTAAAGGCGTCTTCGCCGGCGGCGGCCTCCCCGGCAAGCTCCGCGACTGCTCCAGCAAGGACGTCGACAAGTGCGAACTCTACCTCGTGGAAGGTGACTCCGCCGGCGGCTCGGCCGAAGGCGGACGCTTGCGCGAATACCAGGCGATCCTGCCTCTCCGCGGTAAGATCATCAACGCCTACAAGTCGCGCGAAGACAAAGTCCTCGCCAGCGAAGAAATTCGCAACATGATCTCCGCCGTCGGCATCGGCATCGGGCCCGATCAAGACCTCAGCAAGCGTCGCTACGGCCGCATCATCATCATGACCGACGCCGACGTCGACGGTTCGCACATTCGCACGCTGCTGCTCACCTTCTTCTATCGCCAGATGTACGACCTCGTGGCGAAGGGCCACGTCTACGTTGCCCAGCCGCCGCTGTTCCGCGTCATCCGCGGCAAGAAGGACGCGTACTACGTGCAGACCGAAGAGGAGATGAAGAACCAACTCCTCGAGCTCGGCCTCGGCGATAGCGTGTTCGACGACCACGCCGGCAACATCGTCGAAGGCGAACGGATGACTAAGCTCGTCCGCACGCTCGCCGCGATGGAAGAAGCGATCATCGCCCTCGAACGCCGCGGCATCAGCCTCCGCATTCACTCGGAGCGCCAAGACCTCAACACCGGCAAACTGCCGACCGTGCACGTCTTCCTTGGCTTCGAAGAACACTGGTTCCTCGACATGGCCCAAACACACGCCTTCATCGCCGACAAGGAAAAGGAACTCGGCCATGAACTGCGCGTCGACTCCGCTCCCGTCGTCACCGCGAAACTCAGCGACCTCGACAAACAGGACGAAGCCAACGGTTCCGCCCCTGCCGCTAACGGAGCCCCGGCCGAACCCGAAGAACAAGGCCCCCGCCTCCGCATCGTCGAACTTCACGAAGTCCGCACGATCAACAACATGCTGAGCGACCTCAAGGATCTCGGCTTCTCGATCGAAGCCCTCATCCCGCAAGAACGAACCGGCGAAGAAGGCAGCCGCTTCACGATCCGCCGCGGCGAAAACGAATCGGGCCTCGAAGACCTCCGCGGCCTCCCCGGCGCCATCCGCGAAGCGGGCCAAAAAGGCCTCACCGTCACCCGCTTCAAGGGTCTAGGCGAAATGAACGCGGAAGAACTCCGCGAAACCACGCTCGACCCGAACAACCGCACGCTGCTAAAGGTAAGCATGGAAGACGCCGGCGCCGCCGACGAACTCTTCCGCGTCCTGATGGGCGACAACGTCGAACCGCGGCGGGAGTTTATTCAGAAGCACGCGCTCGATGTGCGGAATTTGGATGTGTGA
- a CDS encoding DnaA ATPase domain-containing protein: MPSDFDGRIHVIDGVLQLELPGSDAPAAASGMLPSFVVGPENELVVAPLLRLLGDLDLAKRDVADGTQLFNPLVLVGGSGSGKSQLVQGIVRHWRQRLDAAQVEYFTAADFCREVQAATDDDRLPAWRDSIRSLRLLVIDDLHRLRPRPAFQQELRYAIDAIVAAGGIVVLTADREPIAIGHLDTGLRDRLSAGLTVRLQRPSLAARRAILQLAASARGTVFTDAELARLAQREASSPAELIGRVTTAIKPRPPVAVPAPTPPPTTDNAATDFAQLKQIIAVTARYFSITQAALTGPARRASLVEARNIAVYLARRLTSLSYADIGRGLGGRDHTTIMHAERRLAERITHDPVTQQAVDELDRLLR, from the coding sequence ATGCCGAGCGATTTCGACGGACGGATCCACGTGATTGACGGCGTTCTTCAACTCGAACTTCCTGGCAGCGACGCCCCCGCGGCGGCCTCCGGAATGTTGCCGTCGTTCGTCGTCGGCCCCGAGAATGAACTCGTCGTCGCCCCCCTCCTGCGGCTGTTGGGCGACCTCGATTTGGCCAAACGCGACGTCGCCGACGGAACCCAGCTGTTCAATCCGCTGGTGCTGGTCGGCGGCAGCGGCAGCGGCAAATCACAGCTCGTCCAGGGAATTGTCCGCCACTGGCGGCAACGCCTCGACGCGGCGCAGGTCGAGTATTTCACCGCCGCCGACTTCTGCCGCGAGGTTCAGGCCGCCACCGACGACGATCGCCTCCCTGCTTGGCGCGACTCCATTCGCAGCTTGCGATTGCTGGTAATCGACGACCTCCACCGCCTGCGGCCGCGGCCCGCCTTCCAGCAGGAACTCCGCTACGCGATCGACGCCATCGTCGCCGCGGGCGGGATCGTCGTGCTGACGGCCGACCGCGAACCGATCGCCATCGGTCATTTAGATACGGGACTCCGTGATCGCCTATCGGCCGGCCTCACCGTCCGCTTGCAACGCCCCAGCCTCGCCGCCCGCCGCGCGATCTTGCAACTCGCCGCCAGCGCCCGCGGCACGGTTTTCACCGACGCGGAACTAGCCCGCCTCGCCCAACGCGAAGCCAGTTCCCCCGCCGAACTAATCGGCCGCGTCACCACAGCCATAAAGCCGCGACCGCCGGTCGCAGTCCCCGCACCAACACCCCCCCCAACCACCGACAACGCCGCCACCGATTTCGCCCAACTCAAGCAAATCATCGCCGTCACCGCCCGCTATTTCTCGATCACCCAAGCCGCCCTCACCGGCCCCGCCCGCCGGGCGTCGCTGGTCGAGGCCCGCAACATCGCCGTCTACCTCGCCCGCCGCCTCACCAGCCTGAGCTACGCCGACATCGGCCGCGGCCTCGGCGGCCGCGACCACACGACGATCATGCACGCCGAACGCCGCTTGGCTGAACGAATCACGCACGATCCAGTCACCCAGCAAGCCGTCGATGAACTCGACCGGCTGCTGCGTTGA
- a CDS encoding DUF721 domain-containing protein — MTIPPTEPHPDDWNDLTRRAQSHKRWFYGKQPKPVAEVMSQLIQRRGYAQVRNLGEWNDAWLAAAGEAFAAVTEVGQLRRGVLEVVAANSLVMQELGFEKERILQELKAARPDVGLKQLRFRVGKIG, encoded by the coding sequence ATGACCATCCCTCCGACAGAACCGCACCCCGACGATTGGAACGACCTGACGCGTCGCGCTCAGTCGCACAAGCGTTGGTTCTACGGGAAGCAGCCGAAACCAGTCGCTGAGGTGATGTCGCAATTAATCCAGCGTCGCGGCTACGCCCAGGTCCGCAACCTCGGCGAGTGGAACGACGCCTGGCTGGCCGCAGCCGGCGAAGCGTTCGCCGCGGTGACGGAAGTTGGCCAACTTCGCCGCGGCGTGTTAGAAGTCGTCGCCGCCAACTCGCTGGTGATGCAAGAACTCGGCTTCGAAAAAGAACGCATCCTCCAAGAACTAAAAGCCGCCCGCCCCGACGTCGGACTGAAGCAACTTCGCTTCCGCGTCGGCAAAATCGGGTAA
- a CDS encoding antitoxin family protein, translating to METIQGIYENGVIRPLEPLALPESTPVSIVVPSPDENGELGSNSAELYEILSHSYDTGDTDLAARIDELHP from the coding sequence ATGGAAACCATTCAAGGCATCTACGAAAACGGCGTTATCCGACCGCTTGAACCGCTCGCTCTACCCGAGTCGACGCCGGTCAGCATCGTTGTGCCATCGCCGGATGAGAACGGTGAGCTTGGCTCAAACTCGGCAGAACTCTACGAAATACTCAGTCATTCTTACGACACCGGCGATACAGATCTCGCGGCTCGTATTGATGAGCTGCACCCGTGA
- a CDS encoding cysteine desulfurase family protein, translating into MPAAPIYLDHNATAPILPEVADAMREASLRYRGNPASQHDAGRQARRALEQARLRIAEMLGVRTTGMDADQLIFTSGGTESNNLALHGLQRAGASPPPADPHLLISAIEHPSIARPAEHLAATSAATLQTLGIDAHGLIRLDELTPLLTPATRVASIMLASNETGVIQPIAAAAEICRRHGTPLHTDATQAVGKIPVDFQALGVDALTATAHKFHGPLGVGILLLRHGVKLEPALFGGFQQAALRPGTESAPLAIGMQTALELWQREATDRRARMTALRDQFEQTLLAGWPAAVVIGGQAPRLPHTSNIALVGLNRQALVMALDLAGVACSSGSACASGSSEPSPTLLAMGLPEALVSSSVRFSLGATTTPAEIDEAARRILNVCNNLRRAG; encoded by the coding sequence ATGCCCGCCGCCCCGATTTACCTCGACCACAACGCCACCGCCCCCATCCTTCCCGAGGTGGCCGACGCCATGCGCGAGGCGTCGCTCCGCTACCGAGGCAACCCCGCCAGCCAGCACGACGCCGGCCGACAGGCCCGCCGAGCCCTCGAACAAGCCCGCCTCCGCATCGCCGAAATGCTCGGCGTCCGCACCACCGGAATGGACGCCGACCAGCTGATTTTCACCAGCGGCGGCACGGAATCGAACAACTTAGCCCTCCACGGCCTCCAGCGAGCCGGGGCGTCCCCGCCCCCGGCCGATCCCCACCTCCTCATCTCCGCCATCGAACACCCCAGCATCGCCCGCCCCGCCGAGCACCTCGCCGCCACGAGCGCCGCCACCCTCCAAACCCTCGGCATCGACGCCCACGGTCTCATCCGCCTCGACGAACTGACCCCCCTCCTCACCCCCGCCACCCGCGTTGCTAGCATCATGCTCGCTAGCAACGAAACGGGCGTCATCCAGCCGATTGCAGCCGCCGCCGAGATCTGCCGCCGCCACGGCACGCCCCTCCACACCGACGCCACCCAGGCCGTCGGCAAGATCCCCGTCGACTTCCAAGCCCTCGGCGTCGACGCCCTCACCGCCACCGCCCACAAGTTCCACGGCCCGCTCGGCGTCGGCATTCTGCTACTGCGCCACGGCGTAAAACTCGAACCAGCCCTCTTCGGCGGCTTCCAACAAGCTGCCCTCCGTCCAGGGACCGAATCGGCGCCGCTCGCCATCGGCATGCAAACCGCACTCGAACTCTGGCAGCGCGAAGCGACCGATCGACGCGCACGAATGACCGCGCTCCGTGACCAGTTCGAGCAGACCCTCCTCGCCGGTTGGCCCGCAGCGGTCGTCATCGGCGGCCAAGCGCCCCGCCTTCCGCACACGTCAAACATCGCCCTGGTCGGCCTCAACCGGCAGGCGTTGGTGATGGCTCTCGACCTCGCGGGCGTCGCCTGTTCGAGCGGTTCCGCCTGTGCCAGCGGATCGAGCGAACCCTCCCCCACCCTCCTCGCGATGGGCCTTCCCGAGGCCCTGGTTTCGTCCTCCGTGCGGTTCAGTTTGGGGGCTACGACGACCCCCGCTGAAATCGACGAGGCCGCTCGACGTATCTTGAACGTGTGTAACAATTTGCGTCGCGCCGGATAA
- a CDS encoding hybrid sensor histidine kinase/response regulator, with protein MFEILTGAFDTTGFPPRWKCGVWSDELGWLHILSDIAIWGAYTAIPCVLAFFILRRKDVPFPRILWLFVAFIFACGTTHLIDAIIFWQPVYRLAGLVKFATAVVSWGTVFALIQITPGVLHFPGMAKLNEQLAHEIAERKLAEEERERLLESERHARSEAEKANRMKDEFLSLVSHELRTPLNAMMGYAQLLLMNPRSPDEVTNAATVIERNGRAQVQIIEDLLDMSRVITGKMRLDVQSIDLCDSIRAAVSAVTPAAAAREIDLQVVLDPRAGQVLGDPSRLEQVFWNLLSNAIKFTPKHGKVQVSLERVNSHVEVRVADTGQGMPAELLPFVFDRFRQGDTSTQRRHGGLGLGLSLVKHFVEMHGGSVVARSAGAGQGSTFLVCLPVQIAVPDVAEEDGDRVHPAAAGDGLLSIPRLPISDLKVVIVDDEADARALVERMLGQHGVDVYTAGSADEALALVARVKPDVIVSDVGMPGTDGYQFMRKVRSLSDEQGGRTPAVALTAFARSEDRTKALLAGYQAHLAKPVDANELAAVVATLAGRTGRP; from the coding sequence ATGTTCGAGATTCTGACCGGGGCGTTTGATACCACCGGCTTTCCGCCGCGGTGGAAGTGCGGCGTCTGGAGCGACGAGCTCGGTTGGCTTCACATTCTCTCCGACATCGCGATCTGGGGCGCTTACACCGCGATTCCGTGCGTGCTGGCATTTTTCATTTTGCGGCGAAAGGACGTGCCGTTTCCGCGGATCTTGTGGTTGTTCGTGGCCTTTATTTTCGCTTGCGGGACGACGCACCTCATCGATGCGATCATCTTTTGGCAGCCGGTCTATCGGTTGGCGGGGTTGGTGAAATTTGCGACGGCGGTCGTCTCGTGGGGAACGGTGTTCGCACTCATCCAGATCACGCCTGGCGTGCTCCACTTTCCAGGGATGGCGAAGTTGAACGAGCAACTGGCTCACGAGATTGCCGAGCGGAAGCTAGCCGAGGAAGAGCGCGAGCGGCTGCTGGAAAGCGAACGGCACGCGCGGAGCGAAGCAGAGAAGGCGAACCGCATGAAGGACGAGTTTTTATCGCTCGTCTCGCATGAGTTGCGGACGCCGCTCAACGCGATGATGGGATACGCTCAGTTGCTGCTGATGAATCCTCGCAGTCCGGACGAAGTGACCAACGCGGCGACGGTGATCGAACGGAATGGCCGCGCTCAGGTGCAAATCATCGAAGATTTGCTCGACATGAGTCGCGTCATCACCGGCAAGATGCGGCTCGACGTGCAGTCGATCGATCTGTGCGATTCGATTCGCGCGGCGGTGAGCGCCGTCACTCCCGCGGCGGCGGCACGAGAGATCGACTTGCAGGTGGTGCTTGATCCGCGGGCCGGGCAGGTGCTCGGCGATCCGAGCCGGCTGGAGCAGGTGTTTTGGAACTTGCTGTCGAACGCGATCAAGTTCACGCCCAAGCATGGAAAGGTGCAAGTGTCGCTCGAGCGGGTGAACTCGCACGTCGAGGTACGGGTCGCCGACACGGGGCAGGGGATGCCGGCGGAGCTGCTGCCGTTCGTGTTCGATCGATTTCGGCAGGGGGACACGAGCACGCAGCGGCGACACGGCGGGCTGGGGCTCGGTTTGTCGCTTGTGAAACATTTCGTTGAGATGCATGGAGGCTCGGTGGTCGCGCGAAGTGCTGGGGCGGGGCAGGGGAGCACGTTTTTAGTTTGCTTGCCGGTGCAGATTGCCGTGCCTGACGTTGCGGAGGAGGACGGCGATCGCGTTCATCCCGCCGCCGCTGGCGACGGGCTATTGAGCATCCCGCGGCTGCCAATCTCTGACCTGAAGGTCGTCATTGTCGACGACGAGGCGGATGCCCGCGCTTTGGTCGAGCGGATGCTGGGCCAGCATGGCGTCGACGTGTACACGGCGGGATCCGCGGACGAGGCATTAGCGCTCGTCGCACGTGTGAAACCTGACGTGATCGTGAGCGACGTCGGCATGCCGGGGACCGACGGCTATCAGTTCATGCGAAAGGTTCGCAGCCTGAGCGACGAGCAAGGGGGCCGTACGCCGGCAGTGGCGTTGACGGCGTTCGCGCGGAGCGAGGACCGGACGAAGGCGCTGCTGGCGGGGTACCAGGCGCATTTGGCGAAGCCGGTGGATGCGAACGAGCTAGCGGCGGTGGTGGCTACGCTGGCGGGGCGGACTGGACGACCCTAG
- the scpB gene encoding SMC-Scp complex subunit ScpB, with translation MRKLSTTLAARLNSPAVAAREPWAAFAATRKAPPASPAATPGPVELVRVSTERMADKLARLEAILLLAREPLPSRKLAALADLADGTEARSLVRELSRRMRRRGSALQPVEVAHGIQLLTRPQLADWLGKVHAPPSEMRLSAPALETLAVAAYRQPVTRAEIESIRGVQCGEILRVLMERDFLRIVGRSEELGRPFLYGTTRKFLQVFGLRRLEQLPPVDQICNAASRAAESLELRGASE, from the coding sequence ATGCGCAAACTCTCGACAACGCTGGCCGCCCGGTTGAACAGTCCGGCAGTCGCTGCGCGCGAGCCCTGGGCGGCGTTTGCGGCAACTCGAAAGGCCCCGCCGGCGTCCCCCGCAGCAACTCCCGGGCCGGTTGAGCTCGTTCGCGTCAGCACCGAGCGGATGGCCGACAAGTTGGCTCGGCTCGAAGCGATTTTGCTGTTAGCCCGCGAGCCGCTTCCCTCAAGAAAGTTGGCCGCGCTCGCCGATTTGGCCGATGGAACGGAGGCTCGCTCGCTGGTGCGGGAACTGAGCCGAAGAATGCGGCGGCGGGGAAGTGCACTCCAGCCGGTGGAAGTGGCCCACGGAATTCAGTTATTAACGCGGCCCCAATTGGCCGATTGGCTGGGGAAAGTTCACGCTCCGCCGAGCGAAATGCGGTTATCGGCGCCGGCGCTCGAAACGCTGGCCGTGGCGGCTTATCGGCAGCCGGTGACGCGGGCGGAAATCGAGTCGATTCGGGGAGTCCAGTGCGGGGAAATCCTCCGCGTGTTGATGGAACGGGACTTTTTGCGTATCGTCGGACGGAGTGAGGAGTTAGGACGCCCCTTCCTGTACGGCACCACGCGAAAGTTTTTGCAAGTTTTTGGCCTCCGCCGCTTGGAACAACTGCCGCCAGTCGATCAAATTTGTAACGCTGCATCACGCGCGGCTGAATCGCTCGAGCTAAGGGGCGCGAGCGAGTAA
- a CDS encoding type II toxin-antitoxin system VapC family toxin, with protein MKPIFLDSVGLVALWLQADQWHQAARGVFGQMLVSRRRVVTTSLVLCECGNAVARKPARQDVIRLRSDLLANKGLIIPTQDDWDKGWQQYDQGRPGDPGIVDCISFAIMRRLGLTEVFTNDQHFAAAGFTPLF; from the coding sequence GTGAAGCCCATCTTTCTCGACTCTGTGGGGCTCGTGGCGCTCTGGCTCCAGGCAGACCAGTGGCACCAAGCTGCACGTGGCGTTTTCGGTCAGATGCTGGTGTCTCGTCGTCGTGTCGTGACGACTAGCTTGGTGCTTTGCGAGTGTGGCAATGCAGTCGCTCGCAAACCGGCCCGACAAGACGTTATTCGACTTCGCAGTGATTTGTTAGCGAACAAAGGCTTAATTATTCCCACGCAAGATGATTGGGATAAGGGCTGGCAGCAGTACGATCAAGGTCGTCCCGGCGATCCCGGCATCGTCGACTGCATTTCGTTCGCCATCATGCGCCGCCTCGGTCTGACCGAGGTCTTCACGAACGACCAACACTTCGCCGCGGCGGGATTCACGCCGCTCTTCTAG